TAAACAAGATAACAGTACCGATTTATTCATTATTTATTTAGTATCATACAGAATATTCTGCATCTTTGACAACTGCATTTATCTTCCTTCCCTAACCAAAAGGTTACACTTCTGGAAGAAAAACATGACAAAAGAAGCGAGAGAGCAGTAAATGAACAACCCTGTGGTGTTACTTAGGGGCATCTGGTTGGTTTTCAGGCAAAGCAGCGTGAAAAGCTGGTAATTCATTGTATGATTCATAGAGCCTGGCTAAAGTAGGATACTGAGTCTGCAAAAATAATCGAAGAACAGAAAAAACATGTTTAAGTCATGATGTAATTATTAGTACAGAATTATGGTCAACCCATTTTTATTGATGAACATTACCAATTCTAAAACTCTCCTATAAACAAGAAGACGTTACTTGAATGTCTGAAGTTAATTTATCTAATCAAGGGTATACGCCATCATGCTGAACTTCTGATATTAAATGACTTGAGGaacaacatatgagttaaatgcaTATATAGGTTAGGCGATACCATGTCAATATTGAAACGAGTGACCGCTGCATGTATCTGGGGAGCTATAAACAGATCCGCCTGCAGATACCATCAATGCTTGAATGAATATCAATCAGCAAGTGGTAAATACATAGAAGAGTGAAACATGCAGCGGAAATAACTGAAGCATATAGAAAGAGCTGGCAAATCAGAAAAGGTCACgataaacaaaccaggaaaatttcATCGCCTGTGGCGAATTTTCCAGCATAACCTCCTAGTAACTTCTCAAGTGCTGAAACATAGAAGTACAAGAGTTATCCTTGAGCTACAATATGAAAGACTTGAAAGAATACTGGAAATTTCCTGATGGCGATGTAAATGTTGTATTAGGAATGGAATACAGTCTTGCCTTATAAGATGCTAATAAAGTGGTAAGTGTCGATAGAAAAGTCATACACATGCAATTGCAAAAACTAATCTAGTTACTATAAGGTGCGAGGGGTTTTCAAGAATTTGGAGCATGTAAATGCACCATCCGTGAAACAACAATTGAAGTATCCTCTCATTTTACGTTTCTGTGTGTGCATAAAGGACAAGAAATGCTCAAGAGGGAACACGAAGAGTTTAATTGCCATATGTGCATAGAGGGTAAGAAAGTGATAAATAGAGTACTAGGAAATTCTTTAAATCAGTCTCAGATAACTGATTGTAAGATATGTCGTCGCGGATGTGAATAAAACAAGCATTCCAACATAGGACCATTGACCCCAACAAATAGCATATAAAGAGCATTTTAAGGAGAGGAATTCTTGAGACGGGATTAGCAGATATATTTATGTTAAGTACTCGAGGAAAATTTAAAAAATCTGTACTACCACCAAGCTTGGATAGGCTTGATAAATTTATGTTAAGTACCCCAGGACAGTATTTAGACGATCCATGTTGAGTGACTTGGATAGGCTTGATAATTTTTAATGGTCTAGAATCTAGACGAACACGTTGAGCCCAGGATATGTACCGAAACACACAGCGACCCGCACCAGAGTCCAATAAACTTTCACCTCATTAGAAAGGACATAAGTTTAGAAGGCTAGAAAAATACCACTACAAAGTTAACCACCTTAAATCCCTTATAGATATGGCTCTAGATAGTGATTATAGGCGAACTAACAAAATAATAGTAGCAAATTCAAGTACTTGTTACAGGTTATAAGGGTGATGAGAACAAGAAAATGGACAGCAGTTTACCTGCAAAGCCCTTTCCTATGTGCTGTTGAACCCAAGGAATCTTCTCGTCCTCACCGACATTTTCCCCAACATATCTCTGGAATTGATAGAACATCAGGATTAAAAAAGGTGTGTCTCGCAGCCATGCCATGTAAAGTTCAGGAAACAGGAGCTTCAGGCAAGTCAAAAGGCAGATTCAGAAATCAATACATACTAGGATAGCAAGGTTCTGCAATGGCTGTATCCCCGAGCCAACAATATTCGCCGCCTAAGACCAATTGATAACAATGAAACATATCAACACCAGATTCATattcaagaaaaatagcaaaaatGAAATAGATCTCAAAAACCGCTGCAATTGAATATATGATTTTTTAAATAGAAGCAGGAATGTAAGTTCTGCGAGAATTAAACCAACCATGTCCTAGGAACTACAACTCAGTGACTAGAGCAACCATTGGACTGCAGATAAATTCCCATTACATAATCTTCTATCAATTTTGTCTAAAGAATTTGGCATTTGTAACTTGTTTAGCCATGTAAATCTTGTGTAAAAATTAGCTATGCAAACGGATGGTCCGACAACAAAAATTGACTTTTGAGGATCAGTCCTTGTGTAAAAGTTGGAAATGATCTCGTGAGTTTGAAAATCCAACTCTGAGTTGGTGATACCACACTAAGGACCAATAATATCCACAATATCTGCAATTATCAGTGACCAAGAAGAGAAGAATTGGCACTTTACTTGGTAATGGACGGCTTTTTCCTGAAGGTTCGTAGGCAAAAGTGGATGCTGAGGGTACTTCTCTTCCAAGTACTACAAATTGCAAAAACAACAATAAGCATTTCAGATGAAACATAATAGTAATATCCAAATACAGCTAACACTATCAAAAACTTGCAATCACCCCAGTAAGGAACCTTAACAATTAACATACCAGTAAGATAGCAAAAGAATCGGAAACTAATAAGTCCCCATCCACCAGTGCAGGCACATAACCAATAGGATTCACCTCCAGAAATTCTACACTCGGATACTGAAATAGATTAGGTTGACTGCCAACAAACAAATTACAGTGAGCCAATCTGAGTCCTATTTATGATAAATGGTTCTTACCCGGACTGAACTGTTCTCCTTTCAATAGGTTAACTGCCTTATACTCATAATCCAACCCTAAACAAGAAGGTGCCCAAATTATGAATACTTAAACATTCAGAAGTTTTAATTGATC
This genomic stretch from Papaver somniferum cultivar HN1 chromosome 5, ASM357369v1, whole genome shotgun sequence harbors:
- the LOC113284396 gene encoding glutathione S-transferase zeta class-like, with translation MEATTTSSVVQQPPTLKLYSYFRSSCSFRVRFALHLKGLDYEYKAVNLLKGEQFSPEFLEVNPIGYVPALVDGDLLVSDSFAILLYLEEKYPQHPLLPTNLQEKAVHYQAANIVGSGIQPLQNLAILRYVGENVGEDEKIPWVQQHIGKGFAALEKLLGGYAGKFATGDEIFLADLFIAPQIHAAVTRFNIDMTQYPTLARLYESYNELPAFHAALPENQPDAPK